ATGGCTAATAAGGCCAGGAGCAGAATAAGGGAAAAAAACAGTAGATACAAGATAACCTCCGGCAAATCTGTGCATTACAATAATTGATAAAATAGAATAAAAAGATTATAACATAAAATAATGACTCTTTTTACCATGACTACAGCTTAGCGATTAGCATCTTTTAATTTCCTGATTTACAGTTTATAATCAAGTATTATGTTTGAGCGGAAGCAGGAGGAAATTATGTACAAAAAAGTTAGCACAGATATGAATTTTGTAAAAAGGGAAGAACAGGTCTTAGAATTTTGGCGTAAGCACGATATTCGGCATAAGGTGACGGCGCTGAATTCGCAAGGCGAAAACTTTACTCAGTATGACGGGCCGCCTACAGCTAACGGCAAACCCCACATCGGACATTTTTTGACTCGTGCGATTAAAGACATAATTCCCCGCTACAAAAGAATGCAAGGCTTCCATGTCGAATTTAAAGCAGGATGGGACACCCACGGCCTGCCGGTTGAACTAGAAGTGGAGAAGCTCTTGCATATAAACGGCAAACCTCAGATTGAGGCCTATGGACTTGAACCGTTTATAAAAAAATGTAAAGAAAGTGTTTGGAAATACAAGGACGAGTGGGAGCAAATGTCCGAGCGGGTAGCTTATTCCGCCGACATGGATAACCCATATGTTACATATGACAACACCTATATTGAATCCGAATGGTGGGCGCTTAAGAAAATTTGGGAAAAAGGACTTTTGTACGAAGGACACAAAATCGTTCCTTATTGCCCCCGTTGCGGAACTGCGTTAGCCAGTCACGAAGTGGCCCAGGGTTACAAAGATGTGAAGGAAACTTCAGTCTTTATCCGCTTCAAGGTCGAAGGCGAGGCAAACACATGGTTCGCAGCTTGGACGACAACACCTTGGACTTTGCCTTCCAATGTGGCTCTTTGCGTTAACCCTGAGGCCGACTATGCTTTAGTTGAAGTGATGGTTGACGACAAAGACCAGTCTGCTGATTCGGATGAATGCAGCTGCGGCGTACTCAAAATTGATGCCGCACAAGCCGGCCGATATTGGGTTGCAGTGGCCTTGGTTGAAAAACTGTTCGGTCACAAGGCTAAGGTGATTAAAACATGTAAAGGTAAAGAGCTTGAACACGTGACCTATGAGCCGTTGTTCCCCTATGGCCGCAAAGCGATTGAAGCGGCACAAAAAAAGGCTTACTACGTTACCTGTGGTGATTATGTTACTCTCAGTGACGGTACCGGTATAGTTCATATAGCCCCGGCATTCGGTGAAGACGATGCCCAAATCGGTCGAGCCTACGATCTGCCGTTCCTTCAATTAGTTAAAGAAGACGGCACTATGCATGAAGATGTTAGCGATTTTGCTGGTATGTTCTGCAAAGATGCCGACAAACCGATCATTAAGATGATGGCGATGAACAAAAGTCTTTTGGCGGCCATACAGTTTGAACATAGCTATCCTTTCTGCTGGCGCTGCGACACACCCCTGATCTATTACGCCAGACATTCTTGGTTCATACGTATGAGCCAAATGCGTGAAGCTATGGTTGCCAATAACAATCAGGTTAACTGGATCCCAGAAAGTATCCGCGAAGGCCGGTTCGGTAACTTTATCGCTAATGCGATCGATTGGGGACTTTCGCGCGAACGTTATTGGGGAACACCTCTGCCGGTTTGGCGATGTGAGCATTGCGGCAAACTACATGTTGTTGGATCGATAGAAGAATTGCGTCGCTTGGCACCTGCTTGTCCGGAAGATATCGAATTACATAAACCATATATTGATGCGGTAAAATTCCCTTGCCCGGATTGCAATCACGTTATGAAACGTGTGAGCGAAGTTATCGATTGCTGGTTTGACTCTGGCGCGATGCCATTTGCACAATATCATTATCCATTTGAAAACAAGGAATTGTTTGAAGCCAATTTCCCGGCTCAATTTATATCCGAGGCTCAGGACCAGACAAGAGGATGGTTCTATTCTCTGATGGCTATATCGACGTTGCTTTTTGACCGGACGCCGTATGAAAATGTCATTGTCATGGGTCTTGTACAAGATAAAGATGGCATAAAAATGTCCAAGCACAAAGGCAATGTCATTTCTCCACAAGAAGCAATTGACCGTATGGGCTCTGATGCTGTGCGCTGGTATTTTTATACCAACAGCAATCCTTGGTTGCCTAGTCGTTTTTCCTTTGACAGCGTGGCGGAAGGTCAACGCCGTTTCATGGGTACCTTGTGGAACACATATGCTTTTTATATCTTGTATGCAGATATTGATCAGTTTGATCCTACTAAATATAAACTTGAATATAACAAGCTGTCAGTCATGGACAGATGGATTATTTCACGCTTGCAATCTGCCATTAAGACAGTGCGTGATTATTTAGATCATTACGACATTACAGCTGCCGCGCGGAGCTTACAGGAATTTGTTGACGAGTTGTCCAACTGGTATGTGCGTCGCTGCCGGACGAGATATTGGGCGGACGGGATGGAAGCGGATAAACGAGATGCCTATCTAACGCTTTATACAGTTTTGCGTAGCGTAGTGGAAATGGCGGCTCCGTTTGTTCCGTTTATTGCTGAAGAAATTTATCAAAATTTGGTCAGAAGTGTAGACGCCACTGCTCCGGAATCGGTTCATCTTGCAAAATATCCGGTGGCCGATCTGAACGAAATCGATTCACAACTTGAGGCTGAGATGGCGGAAGTATTACAAATAGTAGCCCTAGGACGGGCGGCCCGCAATGAGGCCAATGTTAAAAATCGTCAGCCTTTGGCGAAAATGACGGTTGTATCACCGCGGCGCCTGCCAGAAACCATGTTGGCCGTTATTGCCGACGAGCTCAATGTTCGGAAGTTGGTTTATGCCGATAATGCGGCCGATCTAGTCGATCATAAATTTAAGCCACAGCTGCGGACTTTAGGCAAACGTTTTGGCAAACAGTTGCCATTGTTGACCAAGGCTTTGCAAACGATGGACACGTGTGTGGCTTGGCAGAGATTGCAGGAAACTGGGTCGATTTCCGTTGACCTGGCCGGTGAACCAGTCAGCTTGACAGCAGATGATCTGCTGATTGAAACCGCACAAAAAAATGATTTGGCAACTCAGCAGGATAGAGATATCACGGTGGCCTTAGATCTATCTCTGACGCCGGAATTGATAGCTGCCGGCTTAGTACGTGAACTTATTTCCAAAATTCAGACATCACGTAAGGAAGCAGGCTTTGAAGTGGCAGACCGTATTGCTATTTACTATCAAGCAGATCCGGAATTGGTCGACATTTTCAATAAATATGCCGATGTCGTCAAAGATGAAACACTGGCTATTTCAATTGAAAATTGCAACGACGCAACGGATTTTGCTGCCAAAGAATGGAATATCAACGGCTTGAAATGTTGTATCAAAGTTGTGAGGAGGGCATAAAAATGGTGCCGACAGCCGACATTATACTCTCGACGGTTATATCGGTGGTTGTATTATTGTTTTCTCTAAGCTTTCATGAATGTGCGCATGGTTGGGTGGCGCATAAGCTCGGCGACAACACGGCTTGGGATTCAGGGCGGATAACCCTGAATCCTCTTGCGCATTTGGATCCGCTTGGTACGCTGATGATGCTTGGGGGATTGGTAGGATGGGCGAAACCTGTGCCGATTAATCCGACACGGTTTAACCCCCGTATCAGTATGAAAAAAGGTATGGTTCTTACAGCGGTGGCTGGCCCGTTGTCCAATCTTTTCCTATCTTTTATTGCAAATATTTTATTAAATATC
This is a stretch of genomic DNA from Mageeibacillus indolicus UPII9-5. It encodes these proteins:
- the ileS gene encoding isoleucine--tRNA ligase → MYKKVSTDMNFVKREEQVLEFWRKHDIRHKVTALNSQGENFTQYDGPPTANGKPHIGHFLTRAIKDIIPRYKRMQGFHVEFKAGWDTHGLPVELEVEKLLHINGKPQIEAYGLEPFIKKCKESVWKYKDEWEQMSERVAYSADMDNPYVTYDNTYIESEWWALKKIWEKGLLYEGHKIVPYCPRCGTALASHEVAQGYKDVKETSVFIRFKVEGEANTWFAAWTTTPWTLPSNVALCVNPEADYALVEVMVDDKDQSADSDECSCGVLKIDAAQAGRYWVAVALVEKLFGHKAKVIKTCKGKELEHVTYEPLFPYGRKAIEAAQKKAYYVTCGDYVTLSDGTGIVHIAPAFGEDDAQIGRAYDLPFLQLVKEDGTMHEDVSDFAGMFCKDADKPIIKMMAMNKSLLAAIQFEHSYPFCWRCDTPLIYYARHSWFIRMSQMREAMVANNNQVNWIPESIREGRFGNFIANAIDWGLSRERYWGTPLPVWRCEHCGKLHVVGSIEELRRLAPACPEDIELHKPYIDAVKFPCPDCNHVMKRVSEVIDCWFDSGAMPFAQYHYPFENKELFEANFPAQFISEAQDQTRGWFYSLMAISTLLFDRTPYENVIVMGLVQDKDGIKMSKHKGNVISPQEAIDRMGSDAVRWYFYTNSNPWLPSRFSFDSVAEGQRRFMGTLWNTYAFYILYADIDQFDPTKYKLEYNKLSVMDRWIISRLQSAIKTVRDYLDHYDITAAARSLQEFVDELSNWYVRRCRTRYWADGMEADKRDAYLTLYTVLRSVVEMAAPFVPFIAEEIYQNLVRSVDATAPESVHLAKYPVADLNEIDSQLEAEMAEVLQIVALGRAARNEANVKNRQPLAKMTVVSPRRLPETMLAVIADELNVRKLVYADNAADLVDHKFKPQLRTLGKRFGKQLPLLTKALQTMDTCVAWQRLQETGSISVDLAGEPVSLTADDLLIETAQKNDLATQQDRDITVALDLSLTPELIAAGLVRELISKIQTSRKEAGFEVADRIAIYYQADPELVDIFNKYADVVKDETLAISIENCNDATDFAAKEWNINGLKCCIKVVRRA